One stretch of Oscillospiraceae bacterium DNA includes these proteins:
- the purF gene encoding amidophosphoribosyltransferase: protein MFGDIHEECGVFGICSTETFHASAAAYYALYALQHRGQEACGIAVNDDGIVISHADMGLVNEVFTKDILRQLDGGQMAIGHVRYSMNGSANRSNLQPLVVRHVKGPMAIAHNGNIINAAELREKFEREGAIFRSSSDTEVIAYVITKNRLCSPSIEAAIEKSMDELEGAYSMVVMSARKLIAVRDPHGFRPLSLGKTPDGSIVFASESCAFETLGAKFIRDIAPGEITVVEDGNLRSITSHCGQKPALCVFEYIYFARPDSVVEGTNVHMARQRAGQLLAEEHPVEADVVIGVPDSGIDAAIGYAKESGIPYGVGFVKNRYIGRSFIQPTQAMRETSVHIKLNPVATTVEGKRVIMVDDSIVRGTTSARIVKMLREAGAKEVHMRVSCPPFISPCFFGTDIDGKDKLIACRMSIDEIAKTIGVDSLGYLSVEHIHQLAKESCSGCCTGCFTGKYPVKVPDEIKPDKFETKYSESEKAKKRAKARKYE, encoded by the coding sequence ATGTTCGGTGACATCCACGAGGAATGCGGCGTATTCGGCATTTGCTCGACCGAGACCTTCCATGCCTCGGCAGCGGCTTATTATGCGCTCTATGCCCTGCAGCACCGCGGCCAAGAGGCCTGCGGCATCGCTGTCAACGACGACGGCATCGTCATTTCGCATGCGGACATGGGCTTGGTCAACGAGGTTTTCACCAAAGACATTCTCAGACAGCTTGACGGCGGTCAGATGGCCATCGGCCACGTCCGCTATTCGATGAACGGTTCCGCCAACCGCAGCAATCTTCAGCCGCTGGTCGTCCGGCACGTCAAAGGTCCGATGGCCATCGCCCACAACGGCAACATTATCAACGCCGCCGAGTTGCGTGAAAAGTTCGAGCGCGAAGGCGCGATCTTCCGTTCTTCTTCCGACACCGAGGTCATCGCTTACGTCATCACGAAAAACCGGCTCTGTTCTCCGAGTATCGAGGCGGCAATCGAAAAATCGATGGATGAGTTGGAAGGCGCCTATTCGATGGTCGTCATGTCCGCGAGAAAGCTGATCGCCGTGCGCGATCCCCATGGTTTCCGGCCGTTATCGCTCGGTAAAACGCCGGACGGCAGCATCGTTTTCGCCTCCGAATCCTGCGCGTTCGAGACCCTCGGCGCAAAATTCATTCGCGATATCGCCCCGGGTGAAATCACCGTGGTCGAAGACGGCAACCTGCGTTCCATCACCTCGCACTGCGGTCAAAAACCGGCCCTGTGCGTATTCGAATATATCTACTTCGCCCGTCCCGACTCGGTCGTCGAGGGCACCAATGTCCACATGGCGCGTCAGCGTGCGGGACAACTTTTGGCCGAAGAACACCCGGTCGAAGCCGATGTGGTGATCGGCGTACCCGATTCGGGCATCGACGCAGCCATCGGTTATGCCAAAGAATCGGGCATCCCATACGGCGTCGGATTTGTCAAAAACCGCTACATCGGGCGCTCGTTTATCCAGCCGACACAGGCGATGCGCGAAACGTCCGTACACATCAAATTAAACCCGGTCGCAACGACCGTCGAGGGCAAACGCGTCATTATGGTGGACGATTCCATCGTGCGCGGCACTACCAGCGCCCGGATCGTCAAAATGCTGCGTGAGGCCGGTGCGAAAGAAGTCCATATGCGGGTCTCGTGCCCGCCGTTCATCAGCCCCTGCTTTTTCGGCACCGATATCGACGGAAAAGACAAGCTGATTGCCTGCCGGATGAGTATTGACGAAATCGCAAAAACCATCGGCGTCGATTCGCTCGGATATTTATCGGTTGAACACATCCACCAGCTTGCAAAGGAATCCTGCAGCGGCTGCTGCACCGGTTGTTTCACCGGAAAATACCCGGTGAAAGTCCCCGACGAGATCAAGCCCGACAAGTTCGAAACCAAATACAGCGAGAGCGAAAAAGCAAAAAAACGCGCAAAAGCGCGAAAATATGAATAA
- the purM gene encoding phosphoribosylformylglycinamidine cyclo-ligase yields the protein MNESYKASGVDVEAGYEAVRLMRQHVAKTLTPGVVGDIGGFGGLFAPDLSGMKEPILVSGTDGVGTKLKIAFTLNKHDTVGIDCVAMCVNDVICSGAKPLFFLDYIALGKNEPERVASVVKGVCDGCVQAGCALVGGETAEMPGFYPADEYDLAGFSVGIVDRQKVIEGQKLIQKGDALIAFASSGVHSNGFSLVRKIFKITPEVLSQQVGELDGTLGEALLTPTKIYVKPLLALAENFPLHGVSHITGGGFYENIPRMLPKTLDAVIEKDKVRVLPIFKLIQQMGKIPEYDMFNTFNMGVGMLIALPSEYADEAVALAKSMGQDAYVVGEVKDGAGEVKPV from the coding sequence ATGAACGAGAGTTATAAAGCGTCCGGCGTCGATGTCGAGGCCGGTTACGAGGCCGTTCGTCTGATGCGGCAGCACGTTGCAAAAACCCTCACACCCGGTGTCGTAGGCGATATCGGCGGATTCGGCGGGCTGTTTGCGCCCGATCTCTCCGGCATGAAAGAGCCGATTCTCGTCAGCGGTACCGACGGCGTCGGAACGAAATTGAAAATTGCTTTTACGCTGAATAAGCATGACACGGTCGGCATCGACTGCGTGGCCATGTGCGTCAACGACGTGATTTGCTCCGGCGCAAAGCCGCTGTTTTTCCTCGACTATATCGCACTCGGCAAAAACGAACCCGAACGGGTCGCCTCCGTCGTCAAGGGCGTCTGCGACGGCTGTGTACAGGCCGGCTGTGCGCTGGTCGGCGGCGAGACCGCCGAAATGCCCGGTTTTTATCCGGCGGATGAATACGATCTGGCCGGTTTTTCGGTCGGCATCGTCGACAGGCAGAAGGTCATCGAGGGGCAAAAGCTGATTCAAAAAGGTGATGCGCTGATCGCATTCGCCTCCTCCGGCGTACATTCCAACGGCTTTTCGCTGGTGCGCAAAATCTTTAAAATCACACCCGAAGTCCTCTCTCAGCAAGTGGGAGAACTGGATGGAACACTCGGCGAAGCTCTGTTGACACCGACGAAAATCTATGTCAAACCGCTGCTCGCACTCGCGGAAAATTTCCCTCTGCACGGCGTTTCGCATATCACCGGCGGCGGATTTTACGAAAATATTCCGCGCATGCTGCCTAAGACACTTGATGCAGTCATTGAAAAAGATAAGGTCCGCGTACTGCCGATCTTCAAACTGATTCAACAGATGGGCAAGATCCCCGAATATGACATGTTTAACACCTTTAACATGGGCGTGGGCATGCTGATCGCACTTCCGTCCGAATATGCCGATGAGGCCGTTGCGCTTGCAAAATCCATGGGACAGGATGCCTATGTGGTCGGTGAAGTCAAAGACGGCGCGGGCGAGGTCAAGCCGGTATGA
- the purN gene encoding phosphoribosylglycinamide formyltransferase, whose amino-acid sequence MKKIAVFASHNGSDLQAVIDGCGNGKIDAAVCCVISNNDDAYALQRAKDAGIDAFCINTSLYPDADELDRVTLEILKNHGTDLILLAGYLKKIGEPVLKAYENRIFNIHPALLPKYGGKGMYGINVHKAVIEANEKFSGVTIHRVNAEYDSGDIVAQATVPVLPSDTPETLAARVLEREHTFLVETLSKIVLEVI is encoded by the coding sequence ATGAAGAAGATCGCGGTCTTCGCCTCGCACAACGGCTCCGACCTACAGGCAGTCATCGACGGCTGCGGGAACGGAAAAATCGATGCTGCTGTCTGCTGCGTGATCAGCAACAACGACGATGCCTATGCGCTGCAGCGGGCAAAAGATGCGGGGATCGACGCGTTTTGCATCAACACATCGCTTTACCCGGATGCGGATGAACTCGACCGCGTCACGCTTGAAATTTTAAAAAACCACGGAACCGATTTGATTTTACTGGCCGGTTATCTAAAAAAAATCGGAGAACCGGTTTTAAAGGCATATGAAAACCGCATTTTCAACATCCATCCGGCGCTGCTGCCAAAATACGGCGGCAAGGGCATGTACGGTATCAATGTGCATAAAGCTGTGATCGAAGCCAACGAGAAATTCAGCGGCGTGACCATTCACCGGGTAAACGCCGAATATGACAGCGGCGACATCGTAGCACAAGCGACGGTTCCGGTACTGCCCAGCGACACGCCCGAAACACTGGCCGCGCGGGTTTTGGAACGCGAACACACTTTTTTGGTGGAGACCCTTTCGAAAATCGTATTGGAGGTAATTTGA